A single region of the Thermodesulfatator indicus DSM 15286 genome encodes:
- a CDS encoding sulfite exporter TauE/SafE family protein, translating into MAGGPVTGHVTVEQIELVTQLLNSNHLNYLWIALLGFMGGTLSGFIGSGGAFLMTPGMMNLGIPGVMAVGANITHKFGKAMMGSRKHGEMGHVDKKLAVFLLVTALIGIKLAVWVNGYFFHSLGKAGSSLYVSTFFVLTLSAIGSSMFRDAWRTAKGVAIGPSEFLLNLSKKLRIPPMINFPVAGVKISLWVVLFVGTAVGFMAGTIGVGGFIGVPAMIYVFGVPTVVAAGTELFLAMFMGAWGAFNYALAGFVDLQLTFLLYAGSLIGVYFGAIGTTLVKELYIRMVTAILILLCCVSRALAIPEYLHKLNVITLSDNALKMFDLGSKLFLFGSGGITTILILYWTFKGHIEKQRLVKKYGLVTIAEKTI; encoded by the coding sequence ATGGCAGGCGGACCAGTAACAGGGCATGTAACTGTGGAACAGATTGAATTAGTTACCCAGTTGCTAAATTCAAATCATCTTAATTATTTATGGATCGCTTTATTAGGTTTCATGGGTGGTACACTTTCAGGTTTTATAGGCTCTGGAGGAGCTTTTTTAATGACTCCAGGAATGATGAACTTAGGCATTCCCGGAGTAATGGCTGTAGGCGCTAATATCACCCATAAGTTTGGAAAAGCTATGATGGGGTCTAGAAAACATGGAGAAATGGGCCATGTAGACAAAAAATTAGCTGTTTTTCTATTAGTAACCGCTTTAATAGGAATTAAATTGGCGGTTTGGGTCAACGGATATTTTTTTCACAGCCTAGGTAAAGCGGGATCAAGTTTATATGTAAGTACTTTTTTTGTTCTTACGTTAAGCGCTATAGGTTCTTCTATGTTTCGAGATGCATGGCGTACAGCTAAAGGAGTAGCTATTGGCCCATCTGAATTCTTACTAAACTTATCTAAAAAACTTCGTATTCCCCCTATGATCAATTTTCCCGTAGCTGGAGTAAAAATTTCTCTGTGGGTTGTTCTTTTTGTAGGTACAGCTGTAGGCTTTATGGCGGGAACTATTGGAGTTGGTGGTTTTATTGGTGTTCCGGCCATGATTTATGTCTTCGGTGTCCCTACAGTAGTAGCCGCAGGAACAGAGCTTTTCTTGGCCATGTTCATGGGAGCATGGGGAGCCTTTAATTACGCCTTAGCTGGATTCGTTGATCTTCAATTAACTTTCTTGCTTTATGCAGGTTCTCTGATAGGCGTTTATTTTGGAGCCATTGGAACTACTCTGGTGAAAGAACTTTATATCCGCATGGTTACCGCGATCTTGATACTTTTGTGTTGTGTTTCAAGAGCTCTCGCTATTCCAGAGTATTTACACAAACTAAATGTTATTACCCTTTCAGACAATGCTCTCAAAATGTTTGATCTAGGGAGCAAACTCTTTTTGTTTGGTAGCGGAGGAATAACTACTATTTTAATCTTATATTGGACATTCAAGGGACATATCGAAAAACAACGCTTGGTCAAAAAATATGGTTTAGTTACGATAGCAGAAAAAACTATTTAA
- a CDS encoding universal stress protein encodes MGYKHILIPIDGSEVSFKAVERAIDLAKQYNAKITILYVIPKGGEFIDLFNLKSVRQAFEEEAHKYFEKARNITKAQNISAGFRLAEGKPWEKIIETVKNLHCDLIVMGSHGRGRIEKFLIGSCTKRVLSEAPCPVLVVKE; translated from the coding sequence ATGGGATACAAACATATTTTAATTCCTATTGACGGCTCAGAAGTAAGTTTTAAAGCGGTTGAAAGGGCTATTGATTTAGCTAAGCAATATAATGCCAAAATAACTATTTTATACGTTATACCCAAAGGAGGAGAATTTATCGATCTTTTTAATTTAAAATCTGTTCGCCAAGCCTTTGAAGAAGAAGCCCATAAATATTTCGAAAAAGCAAGGAATATTACCAAAGCCCAAAATATATCGGCTGGTTTTCGCTTAGCAGAAGGGAAACCCTGGGAAAAAATTATAGAAACCGTTAAAAATTTACATTGTGATTTAATAGTTATGGGAAGCCACGGGCGAGGACGTATAGAAAAATTTTTAATAGGTAGTTGTACCAAAAGGGTCCTTTCCGAAGCTCCTTGTCCTGTTTTAGTGGTTAAAGAGTAA
- a CDS encoding sulfite exporter TauE/SafE family protein, with protein MENKKLILGLLVFFALAFLYYSWGQASPEEAKHAIASVAENTQAVSSKPWWFWPIALFITNFLIGIVAVLGGVGGGVLFVPIVSGFFPFNLDFVRTAGLLVALSGALAAGPGLLMRNLASLRLAIPIALIASTASIAGAMIGLALPRNLVQLLLGVTILFIVALMFFSKKSEFPEVKKPDKLGLALGIWGIYREESTGEVYKWHVHRTPIGLLLFVVIGIMAGMFGLGAGWANIPVLNLLMGAPIKISVATSKFLLAITDTSAAWVYINSGGIIPLIVIPSLVGIMLGSFIGVRLLAIARPATVRWIVIGMLLFAGIRAVLKGLGI; from the coding sequence ATGGAAAATAAAAAACTTATCCTAGGTCTTCTGGTTTTTTTTGCTCTAGCTTTTCTTTATTACTCTTGGGGACAAGCCTCGCCTGAAGAAGCCAAACACGCTATTGCCTCGGTAGCAGAAAATACCCAAGCGGTAAGTAGTAAGCCGTGGTGGTTCTGGCCTATAGCCCTTTTTATTACTAACTTTCTCATAGGTATTGTAGCTGTTTTGGGCGGCGTAGGAGGCGGAGTACTTTTTGTTCCCATCGTAAGTGGATTTTTTCCGTTCAACCTTGATTTCGTCAGAACTGCTGGCCTTTTGGTAGCATTATCAGGTGCGCTGGCAGCAGGTCCTGGGCTTCTTATGCGGAACTTGGCCTCTTTAAGGCTAGCTATACCCATCGCTTTAATAGCCTCTACAGCCTCTATAGCCGGGGCTATGATAGGTCTTGCTTTACCACGTAACTTAGTTCAGTTATTACTAGGTGTAACTATTTTATTTATTGTTGCTCTCATGTTCTTTTCTAAAAAAAGCGAATTCCCCGAAGTCAAAAAACCTGACAAACTCGGTTTAGCATTAGGCATATGGGGTATTTATCGCGAAGAATCCACTGGTGAAGTATATAAGTGGCATGTCCATCGCACCCCTATAGGTTTATTACTTTTTGTAGTGATTGGGATTATGGCTGGTATGTTTGGTCTGGGTGCAGGTTGGGCTAATATCCCGGTACTTAATCTATTGATGGGAGCTCCTATTAAAATATCAGTAGCTACCAGTAAATTCTTATTAGCTATTACTGATACTTCTGCAGCTTGGGTGTATATTAACAGCGGCGGAATAATACCATTGATAGTTATTCCTTCTCTTGTGGGAATAATGCTCGGTTCTTTTATAGGAGTAAGATTGTTAGCTATAGCGCGTCCAGCTACAGTAAGGTGGATAGTTATTGGTATGTTACT